The stretch of DNA TGAGAGTATAGATGATGATGAAATATCCGATGCAGGGTCCGTAATCGAAGAATCGACTCCTCCATCTCCTCATCCGACATCTCACAGTTTGTTTGCGCGGGACGGGTTGGCGGCGGTCGGAGAAGGGAGCATAGAGCACGACGTGATCAAGAATGTGTTTCTTCACGGCATGGGAGATATTTGCAAGGATACCGACGTGGTAGCGATGCACAAGAGCTCTCCAACTACTTCATCTGGCTTGGCGTCCAAGAAAGCGAGGCTGGACTCGTTCCGGATTTTCTCTGAGGCGATGGCGAACAAGTGCGGCGGAGACGCCAACACGAGGTACGCATGGTATGGCGGCACGAGGGACGATATTCGGGAAATCGTCAAGTACGGATTTAGTCAGTGTGCGAGGCCCTCGCACGGTCCGTCCTATGGTTTTGGGCTCCATTTGGCTCCTGCCAAGTTTGCCATTGATGGGTACGTCTCAAAAGCATCGAAAATCTCATTAAATGTCTTCTAATCCAGGTCTTTACCGATTGCCATATTCGAGGGGTAACCAAATAATAGTTGCaagattcaaaataaaaatattttatatgttaattgaCGTGTGTTATATCGTTTAGTATGTAGACAATCAGCTGAATCTATAAAGACTCGTAGaacaaattcatgaaaataacgTTTCAATAAAAGATACTTCTGAATAAAAGATACTTTTCAATATCGTGatattctcaatatataaaCGATACTTTTATAGGTTTGGATGCatctcacataatttttttaaattctcacacaaaatataataaataatttaattttttaatttttcaaaaataataatattaaaaaataatatcataataatattttatttaatttttatttaaaattattttcatatcatctcactttcGAAACGGgaacataaatttattttgtgttgtAGATGAAACAGTTGTATCTTCTTTTATACTTTTACATAGAATAGCATAtccttttttttaagattaaagaTTAAAATTGTTCACAATTGCATCAATCTGGGAGCTTATGTTTGAATAATTAACTACACAGTGCCGCATCCTCTGCGGTAGATGAAGATGGGTTGAGGCATGTTCTGCTATGCCGGGTGATAATGGGGAACATGGAAACCGTTTGTCCTGGTTCCAAGCAGTCTCATCCAAGTTCACGAAATTTCGACTCCGGCGTTGACAATCCATCGGCTCCCAGAAGATACGTCGTCTGGAGTGCTTTCATGAATTCGCACATCCTTCCCGCTTACATCATAACTTTCAAGGTCCCTGATCATTGCTTAACGCGTAAGCAACTAATTACTGCCTTTGCTTAATTAACTTTCTAATTGTTTCCCTCGAGTTCTTTCCTTTCGACTAATTTTACGTACAATTGAGAAGTGTAAACGttgcgtaattattttaaaattagttattttcatatgagtctttaagttttattcttttttttctaaatgattAGATGACGGTTTCACAATTtacgattacaaatatattttatcttcCCGTTTATCTAATTATATACGGTTTGTTAAAATGGCCAGATGTTCCGAATTTGCAGCCAAATAATCCGAGACCATCCACGCCATGGATGAGTATTCCTGCTCTAATGACCGTACTTTCAAGGACCTTAAGTCCTTCTAAAATGGCATTGATTCACAAATCTCACAAGGATTTTCGGGTGAGTCTATCAAATTCTTTATGTTGGATGTGCTTAATTATTTATGCAAAAAAGATGCAaacctttctctttttctatgTGCTTGTTTTCTCAGATTTCTGTCTTATGATTGTTGTTTGGTTTGTTTGTATGTTCATGGTCACAGGCACTCCAGATCTCGCGACCAAGATTTATACAGATGTTGAGGCTCACTGCCGGAGACGAGTTATTAGCTGCAACAGTAAAGCGTTACAGGCAACACTAGGTGCGTTTAGCCCCTAGCTAGTGGATTGTTATTTTAGAACATCGGCCAAGGGAAATGAGTCcagatcatcaatttttttgtattaatttccattttttttcccctaaaaaagttacttttgtttatgtatttgttaCGATGGGTATTTGTTGAGAAGCCTCGCCACCTCatttgtttctttccttttaatttgATGTACCATTATTTATCACttgagaaaaaaagggaaaaagaaagagagcaaCACATTTGagttttgtattattatttagatattagatttGATTTCTCTTGTGGTGATgaagatatttcacaaaattaagtTTGCAAACTGACGTGGATGCATATGGTACGCtcgattgtaaagttatttttactgtaaagtaaatctaatatttCACATGAAtgttaattatttataagtttatttttatataatctttataAGAATGCAATACCTCTttgttattttatcatttactaTTTTGGTTTAGTTCTTATtagggatttatttatttttatcaaaaaggGTCACAGCCTAACGGATGTTAAATTGAAATTTGCCATATTGTGTGCAGTAGTAGCAACATTTGGCAAAATACAAAAAGCATTGGACAAGACGTAAAGGGTACATACGTGAATGGACGCGTGGGATAAGAGGAAAGCCTTCAAACTTAGAAAGCAAGATGTTTTAGTTGGCCGGGATTTTGGTTCTTGTCGTTTAAGTTTTTAAGCAGGAGATTCATGGTAGTGGTTCATAAAGAcgttctgttttttcttttcagctgAAAATGATCAGAATCCGACTACTTGTTTGTCCCTAATTGTTCATCCTTCCATCAAGCGAATAGGAGCAATTTGTAAACATGAAATACAAAATCAGAATGGAAATgatcatttataaattttctgcattttttttatatttttaattgataattatgtaaaatcaaaactatttttaataaagtgaccTGTGGAAGGGATAACATATCCCAAGCCCAAGATAGAGGGCCCAGTCCATTAGAAGATCACCATTAGGATATTAAAgggagaaaaagataaaagtaaGAAAGGAAGAGACAGAGAGGGaacaagataaagaaaaaacagggtgtcaagaaaaatagaggagaATTGATAGGAGGAAGGAGAGGATAGAGAGTTAGACGAGGAAAGGAGATAGTGAGGTGACATAATGCTGGTGTTCTCTACCCCCAATGAGGAATAAAAGGGATTTGAGATCAGATATCGAGAGGAGGCCTTTGCAACTTGTCTAAAGTTTTAGGGGGTTATTTTTTCCAGGTAGTAGCAATCACCAACCCTATTTGTACAGTGAGATACGAGAGATTATAAAATACTTCCATTATAATTGATTTGAACCCTAATCTATCTGTGAATGTAGGGCCATGTGCCCAACTACGTAAATTTGTATAtctctttttctatttatatttgttgcatttattttctatttcctGAAATGAATGTATGTATAGACACCATACCACTACTTCGAAACGTGGGCTGGGGACTCCAAATGGTACAAAGGGCCAAATTGTCATTGTGGACAAGGAGTGACTTCTTTTCCCTTTCCAACCTGTACAAAGCAGGTCTTAACAGTATGATTGCATagattgattataaaataagttgtaaAAGAATTCTAAGTGTATCATTAGTTGTAAGGACAAtctcttatttgaaaaaattttcttttccgcTAATTAGTGGGAATCCGTATTTGCTTATAATAGGATCTAAATGTTGGAAGTTAATACTTATCAATCAATGGGTGCTATAATTTGTCCTCCTAATACTTCTTTTAAAAGTTTgtgtcttttttctttgttctgtttaggtgttttttttcttgtgaactTTGTGTGCTTGGCTAAGGTCTTTCTTACTCAATAATAAAAGTTACCCTattgttgaaaaataaaacttggtTAATAAACCTTCGTGCTTTGTCCAGATTGGGTTTTTACCtttataccctttttttttttagattaccTCGTGATAGGGGTGTACATCGATGGTTTCGGCATCAGTTTTGGTGCCAAACCGATACCTCATCAACGTCTGCCATGAGAGCTCAACACCGGCCGAAACCGCTCGATTGGAAAGAGAAAATCGATATTATCAGTCTCAACGTGGTGCGGTTCGATTCTTTGGTCTGCCGTCGGCATCTTTGTGACGAAGGAGGGATGCCGCGTCCATTGTCAAATGAGAGTAGAAGCTTAGGGTTTAGAGTtgcagaggaagaagaagacgcgagaggaagaagaagattgaggaaaaagaagaagagggggGAGGGTTAATGAAACCAAATTCAAAACGGCGCTACTTGGTTTAAAGACA from Juglans microcarpa x Juglans regia isolate MS1-56 chromosome 3S, Jm3101_v1.0, whole genome shotgun sequence encodes:
- the LOC121258492 gene encoding probable inactive poly [ADP-ribose] polymerase SRO2; translated protein: MEETIDVESQTSESIDDDEISDAGSVIEESTPPSPHPTSHSLFARDGLAAVGEGSIEHDVIKNVFLHGMGDICKDTDVVAMHKSSPTTSSGLASKKARLDSFRIFSEAMANKCGGDANTRYAWYGGTRDDIREIVKYGFSQCARPSHGPSYGFGLHLAPAKFAIDGAASSAVDEDGLRHVLLCRVIMGNMETVCPGSKQSHPSSRNFDSGVDNPSAPRRYVVWSAFMNSHILPAYIITFKVPDHCLTRIPNLQPNNPRPSTPWMSIPALMTVLSRTLSPSKMALIHKSHKDFRALQISRPRFIQMLRLTAGDELLAATVKRYRQH